The following are encoded together in the Oceanobacillus zhaokaii genome:
- the rpsT gene encoding 30S ribosomal protein S20 — MANIKSAIKRVDINEKKRVLNQSKKSEMRSAIKNVEKLVEANDVENAKVALKNTIKQIDKAVQKGLIQQNSGNRQKSRLTKKVNNLGA, encoded by the coding sequence ATGGCTAATATTAAATCAGCAATCAAACGTGTTGACATTAACGAAAAGAAACGTGTGCTTAACCAATCTAAAAAATCAGAAATGCGTTCAGCAATTAAAAACGTTGAAAAATTAGTTGAAGCAAACGACGTTGAAAATGCAAAAGTTGCATTGAAAAATACAATTAAACAAATTGACAAAGCTGTTCAAAAAGGACTTATCCAACAAAACAGTGGTAACCGTCAAAAATCTCGTCTAACTAAAAAAGTAAATAACTTAGGCGCATAA
- the holA gene encoding DNA polymerase III subunit delta, whose translation MSFMEVMKQVKKQQIAPVYFLYGSEAYFLDRLRMQLIANILKDNPENLFIYDLEETSIQEVIADAETYPFFGGQKLIIATNPVFLKAKPDKLPFEHDLEALSRYISNPVDYSILVLIAPYEKIDERKKLSKLLKNNTVVANCEPIKDSEVAKWIKMLADDLKITLDKDIYDLIETELSTNLRLLKEELEKLALYVGENGIVTIEVAEKLIAPTSNSSALRLVDAVIEKNLHKAISIFKDLEKMKEEPIALIGLLAFQFRTILRVKLLKLKGYSQFQMQKQLGLHPYVIKIAMSRENKFSTKKLEGIMIRLADADQIMKQGKMEKELAFELLLFDLIS comes from the coding sequence ATGTCGTTTATGGAAGTAATGAAGCAAGTAAAAAAACAACAAATTGCGCCAGTATATTTCTTATATGGTTCTGAAGCTTATTTTCTCGACCGGTTACGTATGCAGTTAATTGCAAATATACTTAAAGATAATCCAGAGAATTTATTTATTTATGATTTAGAAGAGACCTCAATTCAGGAGGTAATAGCTGATGCAGAAACTTATCCATTTTTTGGTGGACAAAAATTAATTATCGCTACAAATCCTGTATTTTTAAAAGCGAAACCTGATAAGTTACCATTTGAACACGATTTAGAAGCACTTTCGAGATATATAAGTAACCCGGTTGACTATTCCATTCTCGTTCTGATTGCACCGTATGAGAAGATTGATGAGCGGAAGAAGCTTAGTAAGCTTTTGAAGAATAATACGGTAGTAGCAAATTGTGAACCCATTAAAGATAGTGAAGTAGCTAAATGGATCAAAATGTTAGCAGATGATTTAAAAATAACACTCGATAAAGATATATATGACCTGATTGAGACGGAGCTATCTACAAACCTTCGACTACTTAAGGAAGAATTAGAGAAGCTTGCATTATATGTAGGAGAAAACGGTATAGTCACAATAGAAGTGGCAGAGAAATTAATTGCTCCAACTTCAAATAGCTCCGCATTACGGCTCGTTGATGCAGTGATTGAAAAAAATTTACATAAAGCAATTTCGATTTTCAAGGATCTTGAAAAAATGAAAGAGGAGCCAATCGCCTTAATAGGGCTACTTGCCTTTCAGTTCAGAACAATATTACGTGTCAAGTTACTAAAATTAAAAGGATACTCGCAATTTCAAATGCAAAAACAATTAGGACTGCATCCTTATGTGATTAAAATTGCTATGAGCAGAGAAAATAAATTTTCTACTAAGAAATTAGAAGGCATTATGATTAGGTTAGCAGATGCAGACCAAATAATGAAACAGGGTAAAATGGAAAAAGAGCTCGCATTTGAACTGTTACTTTTTGATTTAATATCTTAG
- a CDS encoding YqzM family protein gives MNEFERDPQSRNNDVVDSIHGFVWPFLFFVFIFAIGVVISVFGQ, from the coding sequence ATGAACGAATTTGAGAGAGACCCACAGTCTAGGAATAATGATGTTGTCGACTCTATTCACGGATTTGTTTGGCCATTTCTTTTCTTTGTTTTCATTTTCGCAATTGGGGTAGTTATAAGTGTGTTTGGGCAGTAA
- a CDS encoding ComEC/Rec2 family competence protein, producing the protein MLEDFEVEKIIVSDYFKLPNEDLQQFKKHNISIEQVNRDDSIVIQGQKFHVIAPNKNHYSNNENSLVLYTELGGNNWLFTGDISKSQEKEIMDAYPNLRADVLKVAHHGSNTSSDKGFLDQLKPDVGLISVGENNMYGHPTSEVLADLKEKGIYILRTDMDGAVQYRFNGRDGTFFTFLP; encoded by the coding sequence ATGTTAGAAGATTTTGAAGTCGAAAAGATTATTGTTAGTGACTATTTTAAACTGCCGAACGAAGATTTACAGCAATTTAAAAAACACAATATTAGCATTGAACAAGTAAATCGAGATGATTCGATAGTGATACAGGGACAAAAATTCCATGTTATTGCACCGAATAAAAATCACTATTCTAATAACGAGAATTCGCTTGTGCTGTATACAGAATTAGGTGGGAATAACTGGCTCTTTACTGGAGATATTAGCAAATCTCAGGAAAAGGAAATAATGGATGCATATCCTAACTTAAGGGCTGATGTGCTAAAGGTTGCTCATCACGGGAGCAATACATCAAGTGATAAGGGATTTTTAGACCAACTAAAGCCTGATGTCGGTTTGATTTCCGTTGGAGAAAATAATATGTATGGACATCCGACAAGCGAGGTATTGGCAGACTTGAAAGAAAAAGGAATTTATATTCTGCGGACGGATATGGATGGAGCAGTACAGTACAGATTTAATGGAAGAGATGGAACCTTCTTTACATTTTTACCGTAA
- a CDS encoding ComEC/Rec2 family competence protein, with amino-acid sequence MKGYWHIAAISVAIACLTVQFHLIFSIGFFLWVGYLYFDGRLTKIHVLFSLTIFLFFLSYLPQFDKQEDHTALIPVGYELLKGSIRSDILITDNRVEFTFHEQQLESKLLVVIFPKPNTNQADFKNEIKILKHGATCVINGELEHPSTSRNPGQFDYRAYLLSKGITHQVIVDLPSDIKCHGASFINRFYKVRSNLISFVESKVSLETSSWLTSLVLGDDSKLPDETVDLFQRWGLSHIIAISGSNIALLLTLIYFLLIKLNLFTKEKAQFIVLLFLPVYGILAGGEPSVWRACMMVMIFILINQFKLKFSIIDVLSITFIFLILADKYIIHHIGFQLSFLVTFGLLLSKNWLANSNSLLMQTLQISFVSQMMIIPLQFTYFSMLQPLSILLNVIVVPYFSIFAIPLMYILLPISFLPKAFPHIIDILFVKVHYSVINFVRWVDQVADSPFIIGSVSTIFAIIYFILFFVFMDQLARQKLQQSFMIGIFLPILICVAALRPYFSPFGTVTMLDIGQGDAFVIELPYRKGVIMIDAGAKFNFEDMQATDSISEEIIKPYFYSRGIKKLMRYF; translated from the coding sequence TTGAAGGGGTATTGGCATATTGCTGCTATTTCTGTTGCTATAGCCTGTTTGACCGTCCAATTTCATTTGATTTTTTCAATTGGCTTCTTCCTATGGGTAGGTTATTTATATTTTGATGGTCGGCTAACGAAAATTCACGTCCTTTTTTCTTTGACCATCTTCCTATTTTTCTTATCCTACCTTCCTCAATTTGACAAACAAGAAGATCATACAGCTTTAATACCTGTTGGATATGAGCTATTAAAAGGTAGCATTAGAAGTGACATATTAATCACTGATAATAGAGTGGAATTTACGTTTCACGAACAACAATTAGAATCCAAACTCCTCGTAGTTATCTTTCCTAAACCAAATACCAACCAAGCGGATTTTAAGAATGAAATCAAAATATTAAAGCATGGAGCAACTTGTGTAATAAATGGAGAATTGGAGCACCCCAGTACAAGTCGGAATCCGGGACAATTCGATTATCGGGCATATTTATTATCGAAAGGGATTACGCATCAGGTCATAGTAGATTTACCGAGTGATATAAAATGCCACGGAGCTAGTTTCATTAATCGATTTTATAAGGTTCGTTCTAATTTAATTTCTTTCGTTGAGAGTAAAGTTAGTTTAGAGACATCTTCATGGTTAACCTCTTTAGTACTAGGTGATGATTCCAAATTACCAGATGAGACTGTAGATTTATTTCAAAGATGGGGCCTTTCTCATATTATTGCAATCTCTGGTTCCAATATTGCTTTACTACTTACACTTATTTATTTCTTATTAATAAAACTTAATCTTTTTACGAAAGAAAAAGCACAATTCATTGTCTTACTCTTTCTTCCTGTTTACGGTATCCTCGCAGGTGGGGAGCCTTCCGTCTGGCGTGCTTGTATGATGGTTATGATTTTTATCCTAATTAATCAATTTAAGCTTAAATTTAGTATTATAGATGTACTTTCCATTACGTTTATATTTCTTATACTTGCTGATAAATATATTATTCATCATATAGGCTTTCAGTTATCGTTTCTCGTTACATTTGGACTTTTACTATCAAAGAATTGGCTTGCGAATTCTAACTCCTTATTAATGCAAACCCTGCAAATAAGTTTTGTTTCACAAATGATGATCATTCCATTACAGTTTACTTACTTTTCTATGCTGCAGCCATTATCTATTCTACTGAATGTCATTGTTGTCCCATACTTTTCTATTTTTGCAATACCATTAATGTATATTCTTCTTCCAATATCATTCTTACCGAAAGCATTTCCGCACATTATTGATATACTATTTGTAAAAGTACACTATTCTGTTATCAACTTTGTCAGGTGGGTCGATCAGGTCGCGGATTCTCCCTTTATAATTGGCTCTGTTTCTACAATCTTCGCAATTATTTACTTTATACTATTTTTTGTCTTTATGGACCAGCTGGCACGTCAAAAACTGCAACAATCTTTTATGATTGGTATTTTCTTGCCGATTTTAATCTGCGTAGCTGCGTTGCGCCCGTATTTTTCACCGTTTGGTACTGTAACGATGCTTGATATTGGGCAAGGAGATGCTTTTGTTATTGAACTTCCTTATCGTAAAGGGGTAATTATGATTGATGCTGGTGCAAAGTTTAACTTCGAGGATATGCAGGCAACCGATTCGATCTCAGAGGAAATAATCAAACCTTATTTCTATTCTAGAGGAATTAAAAAATTGATGCGTTATTTTTAA
- a CDS encoding ComE operon protein 2, whose translation MERISWDQYFMAQSHLLALRSTCTRLMVGATIVRDNRIIAGGYNGSVSGSVHCIDDGCYVIDGHCVRTVHAEANALLQCAKFGVPTENASIYVTHFPCLQCCKQLIQSGINSVYYAEDYRNHPYAVELFQEAGVKTEKVQLNYLAVDTNYQEKAALVTRLIDKLDDSIVDKEEVAGFKKEAENLFSNK comes from the coding sequence ATGGAAAGAATTTCTTGGGATCAGTATTTTATGGCACAAAGCCATTTATTAGCACTTCGAAGCACATGTACTCGATTAATGGTTGGTGCAACCATCGTTAGGGATAATCGGATTATTGCAGGTGGATATAATGGAAGTGTTTCAGGCAGTGTGCATTGTATTGACGATGGCTGCTATGTCATTGATGGACATTGTGTACGGACAGTACATGCAGAGGCAAATGCATTATTGCAATGTGCCAAATTTGGTGTGCCGACCGAAAATGCTTCAATCTACGTTACGCATTTCCCGTGTCTGCAATGTTGTAAACAGCTGATTCAAAGTGGTATTAATTCTGTCTATTATGCTGAAGACTATCGCAATCATCCGTATGCTGTAGAGCTGTTTCAAGAAGCAGGAGTTAAAACTGAAAAAGTGCAATTAAATTATTTAGCTGTTGATACCAACTATCAAGAAAAAGCAGCACTTGTTACCCGACTAATTGACAAATTAGATGATTCGATAGTGGATAAAGAGGAAGTAGCTGGATTTAAAAAAGAAGCTGAAAATCTATTTTCTAATAAATAA
- a CDS encoding helix-hairpin-helix domain-containing protein yields the protein MIENIKRYAFFVIVVLIIILFFFFTDDTEEVEDELNAVNLAENSQPDENLLSADPAVNENSFAVIDVKGAVLKPGVYEISLDSRVNDVILKAGGFTADADQTGVNLAQKVQDEMILVIPKIGEQTALAASSSDDSGKVRINYATQEEIENLNGIGPSKAQAIIAHRDEHGFFQTVEDLLEVSGIGEKTLENMKDSIQVP from the coding sequence ATGATTGAAAATATCAAGAGATATGCCTTTTTTGTGATTGTTGTTTTAATTATTATTTTATTTTTCTTCTTTACAGATGACACTGAAGAAGTGGAGGATGAATTAAATGCTGTAAACCTTGCTGAAAACTCACAGCCAGATGAAAATTTGCTATCAGCAGATCCAGCTGTAAATGAGAATTCTTTTGCTGTTATCGATGTTAAAGGTGCGGTACTGAAGCCAGGTGTGTATGAAATTAGTCTCGATTCACGTGTAAATGATGTCATTCTTAAAGCAGGTGGGTTTACTGCTGATGCGGATCAAACAGGTGTAAATCTTGCGCAGAAGGTACAAGATGAAATGATCCTTGTCATACCAAAAATTGGAGAACAAACTGCTTTAGCGGCGAGTTCAAGTGATGATTCTGGAAAGGTGAGAATTAATTATGCAACCCAAGAAGAAATCGAAAATTTGAATGGTATCGGACCATCTAAAGCACAGGCCATCATTGCTCACCGTGATGAACATGGTTTTTTTCAAACGGTTGAAGATTTACTAGAAGTTTCTGGTATCGGGGAGAAAACGTTAGAAAATATGAAAGATAGTATACAGGTTCCATAA
- a CDS encoding class I SAM-dependent DNA methyltransferase: protein MAYQQMAYVYDKLMRDAPYDAWIDFTIDAIQKSGKQVKVIADLGCGTGEITIKLAERDYVMTGVDYSSDMLAYAEHKASGRDVSIQWLHQDLKELEGLTNLDAAISFCDVMNYITTEDDIKEVFVRVAKALKAGGLFLFDVHALKHIENNYVNQTFADVTDDTSYIWFCSGGDEPGEMFHELTFFSLEGDHYARFDEYHHQRTYSVNFYKKLLEAAGFGKINIYADFSLKEHNINEQSERIFFIAEKRS from the coding sequence ATGGCTTATCAGCAAATGGCTTATGTATACGATAAATTAATGCGTGACGCTCCATATGATGCTTGGATTGATTTTACAATAGACGCGATTCAAAAATCAGGTAAGCAAGTGAAGGTTATCGCAGACCTCGGATGTGGGACAGGTGAAATCACGATTAAATTAGCTGAAAGAGACTATGTGATGACAGGCGTCGATTACTCCTCTGATATGCTTGCGTATGCAGAGCATAAAGCGAGTGGACGAGATGTTTCTATACAATGGCTCCATCAGGATTTAAAGGAGCTGGAAGGACTAACAAATCTTGATGCAGCAATTAGTTTCTGCGATGTAATGAACTACATTACGACTGAAGATGACATTAAGGAAGTATTTGTAAGAGTTGCAAAGGCGTTGAAAGCTGGAGGATTATTTTTGTTTGATGTTCATGCGCTCAAGCATATCGAGAACAATTACGTGAATCAAACCTTTGCAGATGTAACTGATGATACATCCTACATCTGGTTTTGCTCAGGAGGGGACGAACCTGGAGAGATGTTTCACGAGTTAACCTTCTTTTCATTAGAAGGGGACCACTATGCTCGTTTTGATGAATATCATCATCAACGAACCTATTCAGTAAACTTTTATAAAAAATTACTAGAAGCTGCAGGCTTTGGAAAGATAAATATCTATGCAGATTTCTCATTAAAAGAACATAATATAAATGAACAATCAGAAAGAATCTTCTTTATAGCAGAAAAAAGATCGTGA
- the rsfS gene encoding ribosome silencing factor, producing the protein MKNHELVQLIAEASDDKRAEEIIALDMKEVSLIADYFLICHGNTERQVQAIARGIQDRVEEEGIHVKRMEGFEQARWVLVDIGDVVCHIFHKEERSYYNLERLWGDAARVPLQIGQEG; encoded by the coding sequence ATGAAAAACCATGAATTAGTACAATTAATTGCAGAAGCATCTGATGATAAACGTGCAGAGGAAATTATCGCATTGGATATGAAGGAAGTATCTTTAATTGCAGATTATTTCTTAATTTGTCATGGAAATACGGAAAGACAAGTACAAGCGATTGCGAGAGGAATTCAAGATCGTGTTGAGGAAGAAGGAATCCATGTAAAACGAATGGAAGGGTTTGAACAAGCCCGCTGGGTTCTAGTAGATATCGGTGATGTTGTTTGTCATATTTTCCATAAAGAGGAACGTAGTTATTATAATTTGGAACGTTTATGGGGAGATGCTGCAAGAGTGCCATTACAAATTGGGCAAGAAGGTTAA
- the yqeK gene encoding bis(5'-nucleosyl)-tetraphosphatase (symmetrical) YqeK produces the protein MDKNEAINIVKPHLTKARMEHTLRVAETAVKLANRFGESAEKAELAAIFHDYAKYRSLDEMARWIKESTLPKDLLDYHHELWHGPVGSLLIEREHGITDADIKNAIHYHTTGRANMSKFEMIIYLADYIEPGRSFPGLDEVREVAEQDLLHACFLVSKNTINYLMKKNVTIYPDSFYAYNDFTKKAQAAV, from the coding sequence ATGGACAAAAATGAAGCAATTAATATTGTTAAGCCCCATTTGACTAAAGCGAGAATGGAGCATACATTACGTGTAGCAGAAACAGCGGTCAAACTGGCAAATCGATTCGGCGAATCAGCAGAAAAGGCGGAACTTGCAGCGATTTTTCATGATTATGCAAAGTATCGGTCATTGGATGAAATGGCTCGTTGGATTAAAGAGAGTACATTGCCAAAGGATTTATTAGACTACCATCATGAATTATGGCATGGACCAGTCGGATCATTGTTAATTGAACGGGAACATGGAATAACGGACGCAGATATTAAAAACGCGATTCATTACCATACAACTGGTAGAGCCAATATGAGTAAATTTGAAATGATTATTTATTTGGCTGACTATATTGAACCAGGGAGAAGTTTCCCAGGGTTAGACGAAGTAAGGGAAGTAGCGGAACAGGATTTATTACATGCATGCTTTTTAGTTTCCAAAAATACAATAAATTACCTGATGAAAAAAAATGTAACAATCTACCCTGATTCGTTTTATGCATATAATGATTTTACTAAAAAAGCGCAGGCAGCCGTTTAG
- a CDS encoding nicotinate-nucleotide adenylyltransferase: protein MRRIGILGGTFDPPHLGHLLIAEEVRLTLELEEIWFIPTYTPPHKNETKTSATDRINMLDQALDSNPFFKINSIEIERLGKSYTFDTMRTLTNEFPDDKFYFIIGADMVEYLPHWHRIDELVSVVQFVGVKRSGYKLKTEYPVIEVDIPLIDISSSMLRKRLRSHQSVKYLVPDVVTNYIRENKLYGQK, encoded by the coding sequence ATGAGACGTATCGGCATATTGGGCGGAACATTTGATCCGCCACATCTGGGACATTTATTAATCGCGGAAGAGGTCCGCTTGACATTAGAACTGGAGGAAATATGGTTTATTCCAACCTATACACCCCCACATAAAAATGAAACGAAAACTAGTGCGACGGATCGGATCAATATGCTGGATCAGGCATTAGATAGCAATCCTTTCTTCAAAATCAATTCGATTGAAATCGAGCGTTTGGGAAAATCTTACACCTTTGATACGATGCGTACGTTGACAAACGAATTTCCGGATGATAAATTCTACTTCATTATTGGAGCGGATATGGTTGAATATTTACCGCATTGGCATAGAATAGATGAATTGGTTAGCGTAGTACAATTTGTAGGGGTGAAGCGTTCGGGATACAAGCTAAAAACAGAATATCCTGTTATTGAAGTTGATATACCACTAATCGATATTTCTTCTTCCATGCTAAGGAAAAGATTACGATCCCACCAATCGGTAAAATATCTGGTTCCAGATGTGGTAACCAACTACATTAGGGAGAATAAGTTATATGGACAAAAATGA
- the yhbY gene encoding ribosome assembly RNA-binding protein YhbY yields the protein MLTGKQKRFLRSKAHHLKPIFQVGKEGVNENMVKQIGEALEKRELLKVSILQNCADDKNTVATQLSEGTAAEVVQIIGNNIVLYRESEEHKEIQLP from the coding sequence ATGTTAACAGGGAAGCAAAAAAGATTTTTACGTTCAAAGGCTCATCATTTGAAACCAATTTTTCAAGTTGGTAAGGAAGGTGTCAATGAAAATATGGTAAAGCAAATCGGTGAAGCTTTAGAAAAAAGAGAGCTCTTAAAAGTAAGTATTCTTCAGAATTGTGCAGATGATAAAAATACGGTCGCAACACAATTATCAGAGGGCACAGCTGCAGAGGTCGTGCAAATAATTGGTAATAATATTGTCCTTTATCGAGAATCGGAAGAACATAAGGAAATACAGTTACCATAA
- the aroE gene encoding shikimate dehydrogenase yields the protein MGFQFELIGFPIKHSISPWIHEQFFKRSKLQGTYIKNEIDLEADFAERIMNMKAKEIDGFNITVPYKQKIIPFLDELDVIAQKMGAVNTVVNRNGIWKGYNTDGRGYLRSLESKFSNFGHDKSIRILILGAGGAARGIFCAFTEERFMHIDIANRTMASAEDIAMLATDDTTTKILSLEEAEQSINQYDLIIQTTSVGMKPRTDQSIISLEGLNKPVIVSDIVYQPLKTNFLMQAEAACAQIHFGHTMLLYQAQLAFEIWTGQRVSTENMDEELQLILEGR from the coding sequence ATGGGATTCCAGTTTGAGCTGATTGGTTTTCCAATCAAGCATTCAATTTCACCATGGATCCATGAACAGTTTTTTAAAAGAAGCAAGCTGCAGGGAACATATATAAAGAATGAAATTGACTTAGAAGCGGACTTTGCTGAGAGAATCATGAATATGAAAGCAAAGGAAATAGATGGTTTTAATATTACCGTGCCATATAAACAGAAAATAATTCCTTTCTTAGATGAATTGGATGTTATCGCTCAGAAAATGGGGGCAGTGAATACGGTAGTGAACAGAAATGGTATTTGGAAGGGGTATAATACTGATGGAAGAGGATACTTACGTTCGCTTGAAAGTAAGTTCTCTAATTTTGGCCATGATAAATCAATTCGCATCTTAATCCTTGGTGCTGGTGGAGCTGCACGTGGGATATTTTGCGCATTTACAGAAGAAAGGTTCATGCATATTGATATCGCAAATCGTACAATGGCAAGTGCAGAAGATATTGCAATGCTTGCAACAGACGATACAACAACGAAGATTTTATCATTAGAGGAAGCAGAACAATCGATTAATCAATATGACTTGATAATCCAAACTACATCTGTTGGAATGAAGCCAAGAACGGATCAGTCAATTATCTCGCTTGAAGGGTTGAATAAACCAGTCATTGTGAGTGATATTGTTTATCAGCCGTTAAAGACAAACTTCTTAATGCAGGCTGAAGCGGCATGTGCACAAATCCATTTTGGCCATACGATGCTGCTATATCAAGCACAGCTTGCATTTGAAATTTGGACAGGGCAGCGTGTATCAACAGAAAATATGGACGAGGAACTACAACTTATTTTGGAAGGAAGATAA
- the yqeH gene encoding ribosome biogenesis GTPase YqeH produces the protein MEKIYCQGCGVLIQTDDPDKLGYTPKSSLDKETVLCKRCFRLKHYNEIQDVSMKDDEYLKMVSSIQKAKGLIVHVIDIFDVNGSLIKSLPRITGDNPIILVGNKMDLLPKSTNHRRLMQWLRTQAKEAGIKLLDVFLISSVKGHGIEELMGEIEHYRNNQDVYIVGTTNVGKSTFINKLIKHTTGFNDVITTSYFPGTTLGFIEIPLDDDSSLIDTPGIVNKQQIAHYISKEDLKLITPKSEIKARIYQLNSGQTLFFGGLARVDFIKGDRQSLVCYFSNELPIHRTKVEKADELYENHVGELLSPPNEKSLSRLPKLTESTFRISGEKTDIVFPGLGWVSISQDATIVAHSPKGVAVSIRKSLL, from the coding sequence TTGGAAAAGATTTATTGTCAAGGGTGTGGAGTCCTTATTCAAACGGACGATCCGGACAAACTCGGATATACACCAAAATCATCATTAGATAAAGAAACAGTTTTGTGTAAACGATGCTTTCGCTTAAAGCATTATAATGAAATTCAGGATGTTTCCATGAAAGATGATGAGTATTTGAAGATGGTTAGCTCAATTCAAAAAGCTAAGGGTCTAATTGTTCATGTGATTGACATATTTGATGTAAATGGAAGCTTGATTAAGAGTCTTCCAAGAATCACTGGAGATAACCCGATTATATTAGTTGGAAATAAAATGGATTTATTGCCGAAATCGACGAACCATCGTAGATTGATGCAATGGCTAAGAACACAAGCGAAAGAAGCAGGGATTAAGCTGCTCGATGTATTTCTAATTTCTTCTGTAAAGGGACATGGAATAGAAGAATTAATGGGAGAGATTGAGCACTACCGAAATAATCAGGATGTTTATATTGTTGGAACGACAAATGTTGGAAAATCAACATTCATCAATAAATTAATTAAACATACGACAGGTTTCAACGATGTCATTACGACATCTTACTTTCCAGGGACAACCCTCGGATTTATTGAAATCCCACTTGACGATGATTCATCATTAATTGATACACCTGGTATCGTGAATAAACAGCAAATTGCCCATTATATTTCCAAAGAGGATTTAAAATTAATTACACCAAAGAGTGAAATTAAGGCAAGAATCTATCAATTAAATAGTGGACAAACTTTATTCTTTGGCGGGTTGGCTCGAGTCGATTTTATTAAAGGTGATAGACAATCCCTTGTTTGTTATTTCTCCAATGAACTCCCAATTCATCGGACAAAAGTAGAAAAAGCAGATGAGTTGTACGAGAATCATGTTGGGGAGCTGTTATCACCACCAAATGAGAAATCTCTTTCTAGACTACCGAAATTAACAGAGAGCACGTTTCGTATTTCAGGAGAAAAAACAGATATTGTTTTCCCAGGTTTGGGCTGGGTAAGTATTTCACAAGATGCAACCATTGTTGCTCATAGTCCGAAGGGTGTAGCAGTATCGATCAGAAAATCACTTCTTTAA